TTCCCAGCCCCGCAACAGATAATCCTCTAACGAGTCATAGCCGCACTGCCGGTAGGGCTTTTCCCGATAGTAAGCCTGGGAGGCGGCCCAACTGGCATAAATGCGGGCGTAGGCCCGATAGCCGCGATCGGGGATGCCTTCAAAGCGATGCCCGTTCCAGGCGGGATCGGCGGTGAGGGCCGATCGCAGACTCCCCAGAAAAACTTTGGTGTGGTCAGTGGTCTTGGCCGTGCCACAAATCGCCGCAATTCGCTCCACCCGATCGGCATAGTGTGTCCCCCAGTAATAGGCCTGCTGCGCCCCCATCGACCAGCCGTACACCAGCGCCAGCCGCTCGACGCCGAAGACCTGCCGCAGCAGCTGTTCCTGAGCCCGGAGGTTGTCGTAGTGGGTGAACCAGACGCCATCTTCGGCCAGGCCACAACGGTCATCATTGCTGGGAGAGGTGGACAGTCCATTGCCGAACTGGTTGGCGATGACGATGAAATAGCGCCTGGGATCGAGGATGCGATCGCAGCCAATCAGCCAGTCGATATCGGG
This portion of the Halomicronema hongdechloris C2206 genome encodes:
- a CDS encoding alpha/beta fold hydrolase, translating into MTDAAPAFTLHQFDLQCGVTLPEATLVYQTYGELASDRSNVILYPTSYGAQHPDIDWLIGCDRILDPRRYFIVIANQFGNGLSTSPSNDDRCGLAEDGVWFTHYDNLRAQEQLLRQVFGVERLALVYGWSMGAQQAYYWGTHYADRVERIAAICGTAKTTDHTKVFLGSLRSALTADPAWNGHRFEGIPDRGYRAYARIYASWAASQAYYREKPYRQCGYDSLEDYLLRGWEANYRRRDPHNLIAMIDTWLRCDVGNTPVFQGDTANALSTIQAHTLVMPATTDLYFTPDDCAAEAEQIAKATYRPIPSIWGHRAGNPYQNPEDEAFIRDAIAALLNH